The genomic stretch tttttcatacataattttaaattatgatgcttcataaataagataaaataacactaaaaacaattattttgtcataaatatttattttctggaACTAAAAGATATATGTCTTCGAaatgatttaatataatataataatttttattcaattaacaACATATGAAAGAAAACTTGTGAAAACATAACCTAtcttttcattttgaaatattaaacttCAGAGTTGTAAACATCCCCACATGTATGCATGTGTATCCGGTTTTAATATATGAATACATATATGAATCACGGTTCAggtctatttataatttatatgacCATGGTCGGACCATTCGTTCAAAAATTCAATCAACTTAACCTAAAAATGCAAAAGGTTACTATTCCTTActtctatataaataatattttatttgttcatttctgcaattatttatatttattgcatgctattttaaaaatagttaatattcaatatttcgTGTTGaactaaaatgaaaaaatattacataaattgtCCAGAATACACCAATAAAAATCAAGCTCGAATCACTAGATAAATCGTGATACCGTTCTGTGGTTTCGCAATTCTGGAATAGGTTTACTTTTCATAAGAAAGGTCTCACTCACCAAATTTTTGACAGTTGGTCACCTTCCTTGCATGTGTAATGACAGGGTACAGTCTTGTCTCGGTTTTCAATTATGTGCATGGATATTTCGTATAACTCAGCGGTGCATAACTAATTATAACATAAAGACAAAATAAGATGCAATTAATTTCCTCAAACAAATAACATGACATTCACATAATAATCCGAAACCGATATCCCTCGTTATGCATGACGATTTGTCTATTCATGTTTTTGGAACGTTTTAGATTTATCGAATCttcaaagtaaaattaaataacgtcatattacgAAATCTTTGTTGAAAGCTTCCTAACTGCAACTAATTAAGCTAATTGTTTCACTTAGATTAATAATTCTACAATCACCACATAATGGCCTCTGCTATggaacagcaacagcagcaacaacaacaaacaACCTTAGAATTTTATCAAGCAATGGCTGATTTCAAAAACATGTTTCCACAAATGGATGATGATGTGATCGAGGTAAATTCgtttaataaatgtattaaattacattatGTAACTGGAAACTGTCTTCAATCTAAATGTATGTTTTGAAATGATGCATAATGATGCATaataaatgaagaaattatttcaaaactTCTAGGCTGTGTTAAGATCTAACCAAGGTGCCGTAGATACGACAATCGATCAGTTGCTTACTATGAGTACagataatgaaaatgaaaaaattagaaGTGAATTAGAGCAAAATGAAAAATCACCAAGTACTTCTAAGTCACAGAAAACAGAGTCAACAATATCCTTAAAAAGTATACGTAAATGGCAACCTGCTTTATTAGGTCCATTACCAGACACATTCCTTCGGCTTCCTCAACAAGTTTGTGAAGATAGTTTAGATTCTTCATATTTACAAGAAAATTCAATGTTAGAAGATGAAAGAATTGCTATATTTCTTCAAAATGAAGAATTTATGGCTGAACTACGTTGGAATGAAGACTTTTTGTCAACTTTAGAAAATGGTTTGTAATATGcagttataatttttataatgcaAACAATGTAGAAAAGACATAAAATTCCAATTATTCACATTATCTTTATCATAGATACAAAAATTCAAGGAACAAGCCTTGAAAAATGTGGCAATCAAATTGGTCATGATGATGAAGATCTTTTTAAAGAAAGACTAAAAAATATGGGCAAAGGTATTTTGgcaattgtatattattatataacgaatgtaaaaattacggaattcatatttacatttattattttaattatattctagtATCTCGACGTAAGTTTGCACAACTTACTAAAGTGTTTACACGCAGTAAAAAACGAGGGGGTAGACAGTTATTACCCCCAACAGCTTCCTGTGACGATTTATTGGACCCAGAGGAGTCGTCTAGATTTCAATCTTAGAAATTATAACACTTTCTTTATTCTACCAGAAAAGATAATTTTTCAGTAATTGATACTTACAGCAATTTATCCAGCCCAGAAGTGAGAAAGAAGCATATCTGTATTAATATGAATAATTGAATGGCAAATTGCAAAGAAAATTTAGATGGAAATAGTTTTATTAATGCAGattatttaaattagaaaacaaTTAGTAAGACTCATATTCTGTGCAGTTTAATTAACATGATATTATTAAGTTGCTTGAGTAATTGTTTAATTCAAGAGCACAGAAAGATCAAAAGATAAAATGTAGGAATAATAGCCCTAAATATTATCTaagaaaaaaattgcaaaactacaaaatatttcgtattttaataatatactgTGAACCAATACACATTCTAGATAATAACAGTACAATAATTACAACAGTCATACTGTTAAAATAAGGATCTGTCGAATGTTGTTAtaaacattttctttctttttttaacatgACATTGTGAAGCTTTACAAACAATGTATTTACAGATAgttgatattatttatgtatattatttatatttgatcGTTGACAATGATTTAGAGAATGTATAGTTgttttttctacaaaatttttttgtagtttatatttatttaaaaaaaagtttgtATAGTTATTGGTAAAcattgttaaaatataaaataaattatatttataggtATCAAATGAATTATAGTAAAAAATTTCTATCCATAATGTTAaagtaaacatttaaaaaaagatttagAATTGGCGAATTTGTGACTTCATATTTGATTTTTACGTGATTTTTTGCTGAtatgaaaatagatttctttttatattgctATGCGTATTAATAATGACgctttcatatttataattacatttttgagAAACTCCTATCTATTTAGAGTTGTAAGTGTAATAAATTCTAGTCTGTTCATCTAGCCATACTACTTATTGAGTAATAAATATCAAGGATtgcaattatacatatatatatgttggtGTAGAAGacctttatatatataaatgagtGTAATTAAACACGGTATGTGCCACAGGCATAAGTATAAGCTTAAGAATACCGAACTtaactatataaaaataaactacGTAATTTTTAGTGGCTCTTTAATAAGTTAAGATTCATTTGACATATTAtcctgtatttttattttctcatta from Bombus terrestris chromosome 16, iyBomTerr1.2, whole genome shotgun sequence encodes the following:
- the LOC100650983 gene encoding CUE domain-containing protein 1, yielding MASAMEQQQQQQQQTTLEFYQAMADFKNMFPQMDDDVIEAVLRSNQGAVDTTIDQLLTMSTDNENEKIRSELEQNEKSPSTSKSQKTESTISLKSIRKWQPALLGPLPDTFLRLPQQVCEDSLDSSYLQENSMLEDERIAIFLQNEEFMAELRWNEDFLSTLENDTKIQGTSLEKCGNQIGHDDEDLFKERLKNMGKVSRRKFAQLTKVFTRSKKRGGRQLLPPTASCDDLLDPEESSRFQS